The Perognathus longimembris pacificus isolate PPM17 chromosome 3, ASM2315922v1, whole genome shotgun sequence nucleotide sequence CCCAGGTGCCTGTGGGTGGATCCCAGGGGCTGGTGGGTGCACCCCAGGGGCCTGGGGGTGAACCGCAGGAGCAGGATGCACCCCCGGGGCCTGGGGGTGAACTCCAGCTGATGGAGGGTGGACCCCTGGGGCTTGTGGATGGACCCCTGGGGCTGGTGGGTGGACCccaggggctgatgggtgaaCCACTTGAGCAGGGGGGTGGACCCCAGATGTTGGGGGATGGACCACTGGTGCTGGGGGATGGACCACTGGTGCTGGGGGATGGACCCCAGGAGCAGGCGGATGGACCCCAGGTGCAGCTGGGTGGACCCCAGGAGCAGCTGGGTGGACCCCTGGAGCAGCAGGGTGGACCCCAGATGTGGGAGCATGGACCACTGGGGCTGGAGGATGGACCCCAGGAGCTGGTGGAGGCAGCTGGGGAGGTCCAGGGGGTCCAGAGGGTGCAGGCCCAGTAGGAGGCATAGGGGGTAAAGGCAGGCCTCCTGGTGGGGGTGGAGGCAAAGCCTCTGGGAGCGGAGGCCGAGGGGGCAGGCCGTTCATCAGTGGGGGTGGAGGCCGCTTCACACCCGGGGGCCCTGCAGGAAGGCTGGGTGGTGCTGGAGGCTTCTCCATCTTGAAGTGGAACTGGAGGAAAAACTAGAGACACAGAGAGGGTTTAGTGTGGGGACCTGGCCCCAGGAGGAAACGGCAGAATACCCATGCCCTGCAGCTCACCTGCTTGGTCTCCTTGTTCCAGTGGGTCCAGAACTTGCCTTCTGCCTTGTCAATCTCCCTGCTGGGCACCTGGCATAAAGGAAGCCACAGGAAGTCTTTAGGATCCCACGACCTACAGCCACAGGCCTTTATGTGGGAAGACAGGATAGATGGgagtctaatcctagctattatcAACTGATAAATGTTCCTATGCAGCTCAGGATgacctggaacttttttttttctgtttttttttatttgtttattaattgaacacaatcttttttacaaggtgttgtgcaaaaagggtagttacatagtagggcagtgtgtacatttcttgtgatatcttacgttgtttttctatcccttctctaggtcaggtagacatatatacaatatacaatgtatcaagaacatatacagtattcacagacttggtctctactgtctctccatctccctttgttaacagtcatatatcagggagatcatgccccttttgttttctgtgttctcggcttgtctcgctcaacattatttgtgcgagttctgaccatttccctgcaaataacaatatttcaccattcctaattgctatgtagtattccattgtgtataagtgccatattttttggatccattcgtctgtggaggggcatctgggttgtttccatattttggctattgtgaattgtgccgcgataaacatggaagtacaaatgtctttttgatatcttgggacttgctgtttaggatagatgcctaggagtggtatggctgggtcatagggtaggtctatatagagctttttgagaaacctccatactgttctccaaagtggttgtactaatttgcactcccaccaacaatggagaagggttcctctttccccacgcccctccagcatttgttgttgcctgagttcagagtataggccattctaactggggtgaggtggtatctcagggttgtttttatttgcatttcctttaccactaGGGATGtttagcatttcctcatgtgtttctttgccatttttatatcttctcttgtgaagtctctctttagctcctttgcccatttcctaataggtttattgggcttggaggggcttagttttttgagttctctgtagatgaccaatatcaagcctttgtctgttgctgtgctggtaaacatcctttcccatatcgttggctgtctttcaattttggtggctatgtccttagctgtgcagaaaccttttaatttgtagtagtcccatttgtcgagtctttcccctatttgttgtgcccctgggactctattcaggaagtaccttcctgtgcctgtaagttctagcatctttcctactctgtccttcagtagtttcaaggattcgaCCTGGGACTCTTGATCCTTCCGCTTCGAGTGCTGAGATAAAAGGAGTGTGCCAGTAGGCTCAGCTCTTGCTGCAATTTACTAATTCAATGGAGACATGGGAGATAGACCCAGGGATGAAGTAATGCGGCCAAGGCTTCACAGATCCAGATTTTAGTCAACATTGAGGTCCCCATTTTTTCATGGACACCACGGGGCCAAAGGCAACACCCTAAGAGATGAAGGTTCATCCTGGAGACATCTCTAGTCTGAAGTGGGAAGTGGCTGCCAGTCAGCCTGTGCAGTACCCGCTCACAGGGGACATTATCGACCACATTACCTTGAAGGCGATGGTCTCGTAGGGCTCGGCGGCCATCAACAGATACTGCCAGCGTCGGTCTGGGGGCTCAATCCTCTGCTCATACGCAGACATGAAGCGGTGACGGGGCATGATGCCCTCAGCAATTTCAGGGTAATCGATCTGAGGGGATATAGCCAATTTTAGCACTGCCTTGGGGGTATCTTTGcctccaacccccccaccccccaattacGCCCAAGACCTAGGCTCTGTCTTACCTGGAACAGGAGGCTCTGCTGGCCCATCTCGGTGTCCCTCTGTTTGGTCACTGCAACACAGGACTCGGTTCGGGGGATTTATATTCCCAGAGCCAAGGGCCCTGAGGTGGTCTAATATTCACACACTCAACTGAGGGGGAGAAGGACCTGGGGCGTTTCTGGCTGGCAAAAATGAAGGGACGGGGCACATGGGGTTTGAAGCTCATCTGACTGATCACTTTGGGTGGGCATCAGAATAtgacctttcctttgttctgttCCCCAAAACTCCGAAGACAAGACTACTACCCAACTGGAAGTTTCTCTGCACTTGGACCTTGGTGTCAGACTTGTCCGCCACCATGGGATGCGGAGTGCACCCAGGAAGGTCCAGGTGGGGCCAACCTGAATGGCCAGCACTGTGTTTGGAGACAAGAAAGGAGGCTTTGCTTAGCACCTTGACAGCTactgaaagcagtgagaggtctCCCACTGGACCCTGCCACTCCTGCGGGCCCATGTGTGCCAGGCAGGCCTGCCCCAGGGTTCGGCCATCCCTACCTTCTGCTGAGCGCGCCTCTGGTTCCCACCTGGCCACTTACCCAGTTTTCTGTCCTGAGTCACCAAAAAGCACTCACTAACGGACCTGTTAGGTAGGTTATTCTGCCCTtccctactttttcttttctcctgaggTTACCTGGAGCTAGCACCCAGGTTCAACTTAAGATGAAAAGGGGTTTGCTGCAGGTGAGGGTGAGGACCGCTGTGTGATGGTCCAAGTAGCTCTGTGTGGCCTAGGGTGCAGAGAGCTTACTCATGCCTGCTGCGGGCTGCCTGACATACCTTTGTAGCCAGGGCGGCCAATTTTCACAAACTTCTTCACCTCCACCTTGACCTTCTCTGGTgctggctgggcaggggcttCCTTGGCCTCTTTGGCTGCACGCCGAGCCCTACAGGCAGAAAAGACATGGCGATACAGCCCCTTCTCCCAGGCCACCAAGGCCACAGGCTCAGGTGCCAGAGCCCCCACGACCTTGGAGCTCATCTCCAAACAGCGGGATAAAAACAAGAGGGTCGGAACAAAGGTGCAACAAGGCGGCAGAAGCAGACACTTTCCCAGTCCCACTTCACCTAGCTGGGGAGCTCTCTGGTGCACCCAAGAAGTTTTAACACCAGGGAGAGCACACCAAGACCTGGTGGGGGATCCAGGACTCTCTTCCATGCCCACCCGTCCACAAAGGGTTCCAGTCACACCCCTGACTGGCTTTACACCCTCTATACAAA carries:
- the Sf3a2 gene encoding splicing factor 3A subunit 2; translated protein: MDFQHRPGGKTGSGGVASSSESNRDRRERLRQLALETIDINKDPYFMKNHLGSYECKLCLTLHNNEGSYLAHTQGKKHQTNLARRAAKEAKEAPAQPAPEKVKVEVKKFVKIGRPGYKVTKQRDTEMGQQSLLFQIDYPEIAEGIMPRHRFMSAYEQRIEPPDRRWQYLLMAAEPYETIAFKVPSREIDKAEGKFWTHWNKETKQFFLQFHFKMEKPPAPPSLPAGPPGVKRPPPPLMNGLPPRPPLPEALPPPPPGGLPLPPMPPTGPAPSGPPGPPQLPPPAPGVHPPAPVVHAPTSGVHPAAPGVHPAAPGVHPAAPGVHPPAPGVHPPAPVVHPPAPVVHPPTSGVHPPAQVVHPSAPGVHPPAPGVHPQAPGVHPPSAGVHPQAPGVHPAPAVHPQAPGVHPPAPGIHPQAPGVHPQPPGVHPAAPGVHPAAPGVHPSNPGVHPTPMPPMMRPPLPTEGPGNLPPPPPTN